A stretch of Malus sylvestris chromosome 11, drMalSylv7.2, whole genome shotgun sequence DNA encodes these proteins:
- the LOC126589493 gene encoding polycomb group protein FIE1, translating into MAAKFALGSEPVVGSLAPSKKKEYRVTNRLQEGKRPLYAIVFNFIDSRYFNVFATVGGNRVTVYQCLEGGVIAVLQSYIDEDKDESFYTVSWACNSDGSPLLVAGGINGIMRVIDCGSEKIDKSFVGHGDSINEIRTQPLKSSLVVSASKDESVRLWNVQTGICILIFAGAGGHRNEVLSVDFHPSDIYRIASCGMDNTVKIWSMKEFWTYVEKSFTWTDLPSKFPTKYVQFPVFIASIHTNYVDCNRWLGDFLLSKSVDNEIVLWEPKMKEQSPGEGTVDILQKYPVPECDIWFIKFSCDFHYNAAAIGNREGKIFIWELQSSPPVLIAKLLHPQSKSPIRQTATSFDGSTILSCCEDGTIWRWDAMESC; encoded by the exons ATGGCGGCAAAGTTCGCTTTAGGGTCGGAACCGGTGGTGGGTTCGCTCGCACCCTCAAAGAAGAAAGAGTACAGAGTCACCAACAGGCTCCAAGAGGGCAAGCGGCCCCTATACGCCATCGTTTTCAACTTCATCGACTCTCGCTACTTCAACGTCTTCGCCACAGTCGGTGGCAATCGG GTGACTGTATACCAATGCCTAGAAGGGGGTGTGATCGCTGTGTTGCAGTCCTACATTGATGAAGAT AAGGATGAGTCTTTTTACACTGTGAGCTGGGCATGCAATAGTGATGGATCCCCATTGCTTGTGGCTGGAGGAATTAATGGTATAATGCGTGTCATCGATTGTGGCAGTGAGAAGATAGACAAG AGTTTTGTTGGCCATGGGGACTCAATAAATGAGATCAGGACGCAACCGTTGAAGTCATCACTTGTGGTGTCAGCAAGCAAA GATGAGTCAGTTCGGCTATGGAATGTTCAGACTGGAATATGCATTTTGATATTTGCTGGAGCAGGGGGTCACCGCAATGAAGTCCTAAGTGTG GACTTTCATCCTTCTGACATATATCGTATTGCGAGTTGTGGCATGGACAACACTGTTAAGATCTGGTCAATGAAAG AGTTCTGGACATATGTAGAGAAATCTTTCACATGGACAGATCTTCCGTCAAAATTTCCTACAAAATATGTGCAATTTCCT GTATTCATAGCTTCCATTCATACAAACTATGTTGACTGTAATAGGTGGCTTGGTGATTTTCTCCTCTCAAAG AGTGTTGACAATGAAATTGTGCTGTGGGAACCGAAAATGAAGGAACAGTCTCCTGGGGAG GGTACTGTTGACATCCTTCAAAAATATCCGGTTCCGGAGTGTGATATTTGGTTCATCAAGTTTTCCTGTGATTTCCACTACAATGCAGCTGCTATAG GGAATAGAGAGGGAAAGATTTTCATTTGGGAACTACAATCCAGCCCTCCTGTTCTTATTGCAAA GTTGTTACATCCTCAATCAAAATCTCCGATTAGGCAAACTGCTACGTCTTTTGATGGAAG CACCATTCTAAGCTGCTGTGAGGACGGAACTATTTGGCGTTGGGATGCTATGGAAAGTTGTTAA